A window of the Heterodontus francisci isolate sHetFra1 unplaced genomic scaffold, sHetFra1.hap1 HAP1_SCAFFOLD_72, whole genome shotgun sequence genome harbors these coding sequences:
- the LOC137361143 gene encoding probable G-protein coupled receptor 139: MNDEKLNWSSHKNSMATRAVNLLTIRILSRGKCGLSKCVTRYLVAMAAADLLVIILDLILRHIPIVYWEQFQFLQSISVCNIHAILLYAATDCSVWFTVTFTFDRFVAICCQKLKSKYCRERTSAVVLGTVTVLSCLKNIIWYFTFTVRYLLLNVPWFCHVTMDGYVAYVSGTIELLHNILTPCVPFVVILLLNALTIRHIIVSSRGRRRLRHHSSGESRRDTEMKSRRKSIMLLLVISGNFILLWAMFMVYSIWWRMRYLGSVFVFLPEFLRELGFMLQLLSCCTNTAIYAVTQTQFREQLKNMLKSPFTTFVKFIQ; this comes from the exons ATgaatgacgagaaactgaactggagtagccataaaaatagcatggctacaagagcag ttaacttactGACGATTAGGATCCTGTCTCGGGGGAAATGTGGTCTCTCCaagtgtgtcactcgctacctggtggccatggcagcggcggatctactggtcattatcctcgacctaatattgaggcacattcctattgtttattgggaacagtttcagttcctgcaaTCCAtctccgtgtgtaatatccacgctatcctgctttacgcagccacagactgttctgtctggttcaccgtcactttcacctttgatcgatttgtggccatttgttgccagaagctgaaaagtaaatattgcagggaGAGAAcgtcggctgtggttctgggaacagtgactgtgctgagctgtttgaagaaCATCATCTGGTATTTTACATTCACAGTTCGGTATTTGCTGCTGAACGTACCGTGGTTTTGTCATGTAACAATGGATGGTTATGTCGCttatgtctcaggaacaatagagctcctccataacattctaacacCATGTgttccatttgtggtgattctgctgctcaacgctctcaccatcagacacattatagtgagcagcagaggacgcaggagactcagacatcacagcagtggggagagtcgcagagacacaGAGAtgaagagtcgaaggaaatccattatgTTGCTGTTAGTTATATCGGGGAATTTCATTCTATTGTGGGCAATGTTtatggtgtattcgatatggtgGCGGATGAGGTATTTGGGCTCTGTGTTTGTTTTTCTACCTGAgtttctgcgggaattgggcttcatgctgcagctcctgagttgctgcacaaacactgctatTTATGCCGTGACTCAgacacagttcagagagcagttgaagaatatgcTGAAATCTCCCTTCACTACatttgttaaattcattcaataa